From a region of the Daphnia magna isolate NIES linkage group LG1, ASM2063170v1.1, whole genome shotgun sequence genome:
- the LOC116925030 gene encoding spectrin beta chain isoform X8 translates to MTTDISVSVRWDPATQQEIIDDYDYDGGNSSSRLFERSRIKALADERESVQKKTFQKWVNSHLVRVGNRIGDLYTDLRDGKMLLKLLEVLSGERLPRPTKGKMRIHCLENVDKALQFLRDQRVHLENMGSHDIVDGSSRLTLGLIWTIILRFQIQDITIEETDNNETRSAKDALLLWCQMKTAGYQNVNIRNFTTSWRDGLAFNAIIHKHCPELVQYDKLSKSNAMFNLNNAFNVAEQKLGLTKLLDAEDIYVDQPDEKSIITYVVTYYHYFSKLKQETVQGKRIGKVVGLAMENDRMVTEYETLTSDLLRWIESTIRSLSERDFANSLAGVQQQLLQFNNYRTLEKPPKFVEKGNLEVLLFTLQSKMRANNQKPYFPKEGKMISDINKAWERLEKSEHERELTLREELIRQEKLEQLAARFDRKAGMRETWLSENQRLVSQDNFGFDLAAVEAAAKKHEAIETDILAYEERVQAVVAVAQELEAENYHDIDRINARKDNVLRLWQYLLELLRARRMRLELSLQLQQNFQEMLYILDSMEELKVRLLSEDYGKHLMGVEDLLQKHALVEADINVLGERVKMVVQHSQRFLETEATGGFGPCDPAIIVDRVQQLEDAYAELVKLAVERRARLEESRKLWQFYWDMADEENWIKEKEHILSTGDIGHDLTTIHLLISKHKALEEDIASHEPTLYSVVNVGEELIQQEHFGSEKIQERITEMVDMWNHLCETAAYRRKRLEEAVSYHQFFTDADDVDTWMLDVLRLVSSEDVGRDEANVQSLLKKHKDVTEELKNYASTIDALKEQSEELGEQDRTSPEVVERLASIERRYRELMELAKLRKQRLLDALSLYKLFSEADGVEQWIGEKERMLETMVPAKDIEDVEVMRHRYDGFDREMNANASRVAVVNQLARQLLHVEHPNSEDIVARQNQLNARWAELRDRAEAKRDELQSAHGVQTFHIECRETILWIEDKIRILQSTDSLEMDLTGIMTLQRRLSGMERDLAAIQAKLDSLDKEAEKIGVEHPEEEEVIRERLGQIRSVWENLTQMLKERDAKLEEAGDLHRFLRDLDHFQTWLTKTQTDVASEDIPASLAEAEKLLSQHQGIREEIDNYTDDYSRMMDYGERITAEETTSDDPQYMFLRERLKALRDGWEELHQMWENRQQLLSQSLNLQMFLRDAKQAEVLLAHQEHVLSKDEMPANLEQAENAIKRHEAFLTTMDANDDKVNNVIQFAQRLEDEGHFAADKAQKKAENISERREANRQRAVQLMEKLRDALQLQQFLQDCEELSEWIQEKNIIAQDETYRSAKTVHSKWTRHQAFEAEIASNKDRLYHIQQAGEQLIKEKPEIISVIDPRIQELSHQFDDLERTTREKGERLFDANRQVLYEQTCDDIDTWMSDLEKQMVTGGTGEDLASVNILMQKQQMIETQMAIKAQQVSELGAQAEYLERMTPEKVEDIQQKKEAVERRFDELKAPLVRRQRDLEKKKEAYQFRRDVEDEKLWISDKMPLATASDYGNSLFNVNVLKKKNQSLRTEIDNHEQRIHLVCNNGQKLIDEDHADSQEFSNLIEELLDTWQILKDAMDNRRANLLASERAQQYFFDASEAESWMSEQELYMMVEDRGKDEISAQNLMKKHQTLELAVEDYAETIRSLGETSTQLIAEGHPDSDQIAVRQAQVDKLYAGLRDLAQERRAKLEEALQLFMLSREVDDLRQWIADREVVAGSHELGQDYDHVTLLWERFKEFARDTETIGTERVAAVNEIADQLMGARHSDAATIAEWKDDLNEAWADLLELIDTRTQMLAASRELHKFFHDCKDVLGRIVEKQNTLSDELGRDAGSVSALQRKHQNFIQDLQTLQSQVQGVQEDSQRLQAAYAGDKAREITGREGEVVNAWLQLQALCEGRRQKLADTGDLFRFFSMVRTLVLWIDDLIRQMNTTEKPRDVSGVELLMNNHQSLKAEIDARGDNFSACIALGKELLSRGHYATNEIKEKLVALTNQRNSMLHRWEERWEHLQLILEVYQFARDAAVAEGWLMAQESYLMSHELGHTIDEVENLIKKHEAFEKSAAAQEERFAALERLTTMEWILHGDGGGDLSGALVDNHPSWHPGYFHPVVDSPFRSLLRSISDQTPSPACIKELFEESTFHDEDGPFLVSNNSSASSSPHLSRLSHSSCVSDTSASSASSSNASASGDKLKKRRKYRKKRGVKRQNMALSFKNSQDGCSGKAESPSAVYCEEWIYSTSNQPEVNKRLTFAGLSEAEQSGFSDELPVRRNSLDSDVKKKPKKNTSWLNMWQNLLRITPKPMKKAQEPIAVEINPAVGRISTLPSISEAGPSETQSVHSNPSTTNCSVALSSASGSLTACNVQTNTTSPKYELKELKRRQEEDERQRAEELAAQQAALAAIHSPPEGSNQDQTDGDTSPSEPISGSTDKDPTTEATEGRASPKAEQAKPAPVHAKVETTSSPSYSAPGQTVPVSPSSPADSSTTASSTGRSARPSASPRTPTTTTTTTPPKGKGSRSRSKSPFRSFRWKKSSKSQLPSGVGSVSDDEAACDDEEERRSSLAGGDDVYEGTVNRKHEWESTTKKASNRSWDKVYLTLRQGDLAVYKDQKCARAAPEVYHRNESPLDIRTAVAEVAADYTKKRHVFRLKLANGGEYLFQAKDDEEMNGWVTKLQASTNAAVESASAGSSRAQTMPAQATKDEPKKRSFFTLKKK, encoded by the exons ATGACGACGGATATTAGCGTCAGCGTCCGGTGGGACCCGGCGACGCAGCAGGAAATCATTGACGACTACGACTACGATGGAGGCAACTCGTCATCGAGGCTCTTTGAGCGATCTCGCATCAAGGCTCTTGCag ATGAACGTGAGAGTGTACAAAAGAAGACGTTCCAAAAATGGGTCAATTCCCATCTCGTGCGAGTCGGGAACCGCATAGGTGATCTTTATACAGATCTCCGCGATGGAAAAATGCTTTTAAAACTATTGGAAGTTCTCTCAGGCGAACGTTTG cCACGTCCAACCAAAGGCAAAATGCGTATTCATTGCTTGGAAAACGTAGACAAGGCTCTGCAGTTCCTTCGAGATCAACGTGTCCATTTGGAAAACATGGGCTCCCACGATATCGTTGATGGCAGTTCCCGTTTAACTCTCGGTCTTATCTGGACCATTATTCTTCGTTTCCAG ATCCAAGACATTACTATCGAAGAGACAGATAATAACGAAACACGTTCGGCCAAGGATGCCCTCTTATTGTGGTGCCAGATGAAGACAGCCGGTTATCAGAACGTCAACATTCGGAATTTCACGACATCTTGGCGCGATGGTTTGGCTTTTAACGCCATTATCCACAAACACTGCCCAGAACTTGTCCAGTACGACAAACTGTCCAAATCCAACGCCATGTTTAATTTGAACAACGCTTTTAACGTGGCTGAGCAAAAACTTGGCTTGACCAAATTGCTGGATGCCGAAGATATTTACGTAGATCAGCCCGACGAAAAATCAATCATCACATATGTCGTTACATATTATCATTACTTCTCGAAATTAAAGCAAGAAACTGTACAAGGAAAACGTATCGGAAAAGTGGTAGGTCTCGCCATGGAGAACGATCGTATGGTCACCGAATACGAGACATTGACAAGCGATTTGCTACGCTGGATCGAATCAACCATCCGATCTTTAAGCGAACGTGATTTTGCCAACTCCTTGGCAGGCGTTCAGCAACAGTTGCTGCAATTCAACAATTACCGCACGCTAGAAAAGCCACCCAAGTTTGTGGAAAAGGGCAACCTCGAAGTTTTGCTCTTCACTTTGCAGTCGAAAATGAGGGCCAACAATCAGAAACCCTATTTCCCTAAAGAAGGCAAGATGATCTCCGACATCAACAAAGCATGGGAGCGTCTGGAAAAATCAGAGCACGAACGTGAGCTCACCCTTCGCGAAGAGCTCATTCGTCAAGAGAAGCTAGAGCAGTTGGCTGCCCGTTTCGACCGCAAGGCAGGCATGAGAGAGACTTGGCTCAGCGAAAACCAACGTCTTGTTTCACAG GATAATTTTGGATTCGATTTGGCTGCCGTTGAAGCCGCCGCCAAGAAGCATGAAGCGATCGAGACGGACATTCTCGCTTATGAGGAACGTGTCCAGGCTGTTGTGGCTGTAGCCCAGGAATTGGAGGCCGAAAATTATCACGACATCGATCGCATCAACGCTCGTAAAGACAACGTTCTTCGTCTGTGGCAGTATCTCCTGGAACTGCTTAGAGCCAGGCGTATGCGTTTAGAACTTTCCCTCCAATTGCAGCAAAACTTCCAG GAAATGCTGTACATTCTGGATTCGATGGAAGAGCTGAAGGTCCGTCTATTGTCGGAAGACTACGGTAAACATTTAATGGGGGTCGAAGACCTGCTGCAAAAGCATGCCCTTGTAGAAGCCGATATCAATGTTTTGGGAGAACGAGTCAAAATGGTAGTGCAACACTCCCAACGTTTCTTGGAGACCGAAGCTACTGGTGGATTCGGCCCTTGCGATCCGGCCATTATTGTCGATCGCGTCCAACAGCTCGAG GATGCTTATGCTGAACTTGTCAAACTGGCCGTGGAACGCCGTGCTCGCCTAGAAGAAAGCCGCAAACTTTGGCAATTCTATTGGGATATGGCCGATGAAGAAAACTGGATCAAGGAAAAAGAACACATTTTGTCGACTGGAGATATTGGTCATGACTTGACTACCATTCATCTACTCATCTCCAAACATAAGGCACTTGAAGAAGATATTGCCAGCCATGAACCGACTCTCTACTCTGTGGTCAACGTTGGTGAAGAACTTATCCAGCAGGAACATTTTG GCTCGGAAAAGATCCAAGAACGTATCACAGAGATGGTAGATATGTGGAATCACTTGTGTGAAACGGCAGCTTACAGACGAAAGCGTTTGGAAGAGGCTGTTAGCTACCACCAATTTTTCACCGATGCCGACGATGTTGACACCTGGATGCTGGATGTTTTGCGTCTGGTTTCCAGCGAAGATGTCGGCCGTGATGAAGCAAACGTCCAATCTCTACTTAAAAAACACAAAGACGTTACCGAAGAGCTTAAGAACTATGCATCCACTATCGACGCCCTTAAGGAGCAGTCCGAAGAACTGGGTGAACAGGACCGCACTTCCCCCGAAGTCGTGGAACGCTTGGCCAGTATTGAACGTCGCTATAGAGAACTAATGGAATTGGCTAAGCTGCGCAAACAGCGCTTGCTGGATGCCCTTTCGCTTTACAAGCTGTTTTCTGAAGCTGATGGAGTCGAACAGTGGATCGGTGAGAAGGAACGCATGTTGGAGACGATGGTACCAGCCAAGGACATTGAAGACGTCGAAGTCATGCGTCACCGTTACGATGGATTTGATCGCGAGATGAATGCAAATGCCTCACGTGTGGCTGTTGTAAACCAACTGGCTCGTCAATTGCTTCACGTTGAGCACCCTAATTCGGAGGATATCGTCGCCCGCCAGAACCAGCTCAACGCTCGCTGGGCTGAGTTACGCGATCGAGCAGAAGCCAAACGCGATGAACTTCAATCAGCCCATGGTGTCCAGACTTTCCACATTGAATGTCGTGAAACCATCCTGTGGATTGAAGACAAGATCCGCATTCTGCAGTCCACTGACAGTTTGGAAATGGACCTTACTGGCATCATGACGTTGCAACGTCGTTTGTCCGGCATGGAACGCGACCTTGCTGCCATCCAGGCCAAATTGGATTCTCTGGACAAAGAAGCCGAGAAAATTGGTGTGGAACATcccgaagaagaagaggttATCCGCGAACGCCTGGGACAGATCCGCTCAGTCTGGGAGAATTTGACTCAGATGCTGAAGGAGCGCGATGCCAAATTGGAAGAAGCCGGTGATCTGCATCGTTTCTTGCGTGACTTGGATCACTTCCAGACCTGGTTGACCAAGACACAGACGGATGTTGCCTCTGAGGACATCCCTGCTTCTCTAGCAGAAGCCGAAAAACTCTTGAGCCAACACCAGGGTATCCGCGAGGAAATTGACAACTACACTGACGATTATTCACGCATGATGGACTATGGTGAGCGTATCACAGCCGAAGAGACGACATCAGACGATCCCCAGTACATGTTCTTGCGAGAGCGACTCAAGGCTCTTCGTGATGGCTGGGAAGAATTGCACCAAATGTGGGAAAACCGCCAGCAATTGCTCTCTCAATCCCTCAACTTGCAGATGTTCTTGCGAGATGCCAAGCAGGCCGAAGTCCTTCTTGCTCACCAGGAGCACGTCCTTTCCAAG GATGAAATGCCAGCCAATTTGGAACAAGCAGAGAATGCCATTAAACGCCACGAAGCATTCCTTACAACAATGGACGCTAACGACGACAAGGTCAATAACGTAATCCAGTTTGCCCAGCGCTTGGAAGATGAGGGCCACTTTGCCGCTGACAAGGCCCAGAAAAAGGCCGAGAACATTAGCGAACGCCGCGAGGCCAACCGCCAGAGAGCCGTCCAGCTTATGGAAAAACTTCGCGACGCTCTACAACTTCAACAGTTCTTGCAAGACTGCGAAGAATTGTCCGAATGGATTCAAGAAAAGAACATTATCGCCCAGGACGAGACCTACCGTAGCGCCAAAACAGTTCACTCCAAGTGGACTCGCCACCAGGCTTTTGAAGCTGAAATCGCTTCGAATAAAGATAGGCTCTATCACATCCAGCAGGCCGGAGAGCAGTTGATCAAGGAAAAGCCAGAAATCATATCTGTTATTGATCCTCGTATCCAG GAATTGAGTCACCAGTTTGACGACTTAGAGAGGACCACACGCGAAAAGGGTGAACGCCTATTCGACGCCAATAGGCAAGTCCTTTACGAGCAAACTTGCGATGACATCGATACTTGGATGTCCGACCTCGAGAAACAGATGGTGACTGGCGGTACTGGGGAAGACTTGGCCTCCGTCAACATCTTgatgcagaaacaacaaatgaTTGAAACACAGATGGCAATCAAGGCCCAACAAGTGTCCGAACTGGGCGCACAGGCTGAATATTTGGAACGCATGACACCTGAGAAGGTGGAAGACattcaacaaaagaaagaagccgTCGAGAGGAGATTCGACGAGCTGAAAGCACCCCTGGTCAGAAGACAGCGTGatttggaaaagaagaaagaagccTACCAGTTCCGACGCGATGTCGAAGACGAGAAACTCTGGATCTCAGACAAAATGCCGTTAGCCACCGCCAGTGACTACGGTAACTCTCTCTTCAACGTCAacgttttgaaaaagaaaaaccaatcgCTGAGAACAGAAATCGACAACCACGAACAGCGAATCCACTTGGTGTGCAACAATGGACAGAAATTGATCGATGAAGATCACGCCGATTCGCAAGAATTCTCCAACCTCATCGAGGAATTGCTCGACACTTGGCAG ATCTTGAAAGACGCCATGGATAATCGACGGGCCAACCTTTTGGCTTCCGAACGGGCCCAGCAATACTTTTTCGATGCCAGCGAGGCTGAGTCGTGGATGAGCGAACAAGAACTGTATATGATGGTAGAAGACCGTGGCAAGGATGAGATATCAGCACAGAACTTAATGAAGAAACACCAAACTTTGGAATTAGCCGTCGAAGATTATGCCGAGACCATTCGCTCTCTAGGGGAGACTTCCACCCAGCTTATTGCCGAAGGCCATCCCGACAGCGACCAAATTGCTGTCCGGCAAGCTCAGGTCGACAAGTTGTACGCTGGTCTTCGCGACTTAGCGCAGGAACGACGTGCTAAACTGGAAGAAGCCTTGCAACTCTTCATGCTTAGCCGCGAAGTCGACGACCTCCGCCAATGGATAGCTGACCGTGAAGTCGTTGCCGGCTCGCACGAGCTTGGTCAAGATTACGATCATGTTACACTCCTTTGGGAACGCTTTAAA GAATTTGCTCGGGATACCGAAACGATCGGCACTGAACGCGTGGCTGCTGTCAACGAAATCGCTGATCAGTTGATGGGTGCCCGTCACTCTGACGCCGCCACCATCGCCGAATGGAAAGACGATCTGAACGAAGCTTGGGCTGATCTCCTCGAGTTGATCGATACAAGAACACAAATGTTGGCCGCCTCACGCGAACTGCACAAGTTCTTCCACGATTGTAAGGACGTCTTGGGTCGCATCGTTGAGAAACAAAACACCCTGTCTGACGAGTTGGGAAGAGATGCGGGTTCCGTATCTGCTCTCCAACGAAAACATCAAAACTTCATCCAG GATCTTCAAACGTTACAGAGTCAGGTCCAGGGTGTCCAGGAAGATTCGCAACGGCTCCAGGCGGCTTACGCTGGAGACAAAGCTCGTGAGATTACTGGCCGAGAAGGAGAGGTTGTCAATGCCTGGCTTCAGTTGCAGGCCTTGTGCGAGGGCAGACGTCAGAAATTGGCCGACACAGGTGACCTTTTCCGATTCTTCTCCATGGTACGCACGCTCGTCCTCTGGATTGATGACCTCATCCGGCAAATGAACACAACCGAAAAGCCACG CGATGTGAGTGGCGTGGAGCTCTTAATGAACAATCACCAGAGTCTGAAGGCTGAAATCGACGCTAGAGGAGACAATTTTTCAGCGTGTATTGCTCTAGGCAAAGAACTCTTGTCTAGAGGACACTACGCCACTAACGAG ATCAAAGAGAAACTAGTAGCCCTCACCAACCAACGCAATTCCATGCTGCACCGATGGGAGGAACGTTGGGAACACCTCCAGCTCA TTTTGGAAGTCTACCAATTTGCCCGCGACGCCGCCGTTGCTGAAGGATGGCTGATGGCGCAAGAATCTTACCTGATGAGTCATGAATTAGGA CACACCATAGATGAGGTGGAAAATTTGATAAAGAAACACGAGGCGTTCGAAAAATCTGCTGCCGCCCAAGAAGAACGCTTCGCTGCCCTCGAGAGATTGACAACG ATGGAATGGATTTTGCATGGTGATGGTGGTGGTGATCTTTCGGGTGCTTTGGTCGACAACCATCCTAGTTGGCATCCTGGTTACTTTCATCCTGTAGTGGACTCTCCATTCAGGAGTTTACTCCGCTCCATTAGCGACCAAACACCTAGTCCGGCTTGCATTAAGGAACTGTTCGAGGAATCGACGTTCCACGATGAAGACGGTCCTTTCCTAGTCTCTAACAATAGTTCCGCCTCCTCGTCCCCCCATTTATCCCGCCTTTCCCACTCCTCCTGTGTTTCGGACACCTCGGCCTCCTCGGCCTCCTCATCGAACGCGTCGGCTTCGGGTGACAAGTTAAAGAAGCGTCGTAAATACAGGAAAAAAAGAGGCGTCAAACGACAAAATATGGCGCTGTCCTTTAAAAACTCTCAAGATGGATGTTCTGGCAAAGCGGAATCGCCTAGTGCCGTCTATTGTGAAGAATGGATCTATAGCACTTCTAATCAGCCGGAGGTAAACAAACGGCTTACCTTTGCCGGTCTGAGCGAAGCTGAGCAAAGTGGATTTTCCGATGAGCTGCCAGTCAGGAGAAACAGCCTTGATAGTGACGTTAAGAAGAAGCCCAAAAAGAATACGAGTTGGTTGAACATGTGGCAAAATTTATTACGGATTACTCCCAAGCCGATGAAAAAAGCTCAAGAACCAATCGCTGTCGAAATTAATCCAGCCGTTGGCCGGATCTCCACCTTGCCTTCAATTTCTGAAGCCGGACCATCCGAAACACAGTCTGTCCATTCCAATCCCTCCACAACCAATTGTTCTGTAGCACTTTCCTCTGCTTCTGGTAGTCTAACTGCATGTAACGTACAAACTAACACTACTAGTCCAAAG TACGAGTTGAAAGAATTGAAACGAcgccaagaagaagatgagCGACAAAGGGCCGAGGAGTTGGCTGCTCAGCAAGCTGCTCTGGCTGCAATTCATTCTCCACCCGAAGGATCAAATCAAGACCA AACCGACGGAGACACATCGCCATCTGAGCCTATATCTGGCAGTACCGATAAGGATCCGACGACAGAAGCCACCGAAG GAAGGGCTTCACCTAAAGCTGAACAAGCTAAGCCGGCCCCAG TGCATGCCAAGGTTGAAACAACCTCTTCGCCTTCCTATTCCGCTCCTGGACAGACTGTACCAGTGTCGCCTAGTAGCCCGGCAGATTCATCGACAA CCGCATCGTCAACCGGTCGTTCGGCTAGGCCGTCAGCGTCTCCACGTACGCCCACCACCACAACCACCACCACTCCGCCAAAAGGCAAAGGATCTCGATCCCGTTCCAAGTCCCCCTTCCGCTCCTTCCGCTGGAAAAAATCATCGAAAAGCCAACTTCCGTCTGGCGTCGGAAGCGTTTCAGACGACGAAGCAGCTTGCGATGATGAAGAAG AGCGCCGCAGTTCTCTAGCTGGCGGAGATGACGTCTACGAGGGCACGGTCAACCGCAAACACGAGTGGGAGTCCACTACCAAAAAAGCTTCCAATCGATCTTGGGACAAAGTTTATTTGACTTTGCGCCAAGGCGATTTGGCTGTTTACAAA GATCAAAAGTGCGCCAGAGCGGCTCCCGAAGTTTACCATCGCAACGAAAGTCCGTTGGACATTCGTACGGCTGTGGCTGAAGTGGCTGCTGACTACACCAAGAAGAGACACGTCTTCCGTCTCAA GTTAGCAAACGGGGGTGAATATCTATTCCAGGCAAAGGATGACGAAGAAATGAACGGATGGGTTACTAAGCTACAGGCTTCCACCAATGCCGCGGTTGAAAGCGCGAGCGCCGGATCCTCGCGAGCTCAGACGATGCCAGCCCAGGCAACGAAAGATGAACCCAAGAAACGAAGTTTCTTCACactgaagaagaaataa